From one Paenibacillus sp. FSL K6-1330 genomic stretch:
- a CDS encoding alcohol dehydrogenase catalytic domain-containing protein, whose amino-acid sequence MKAVTYQGRHRIQVKEMKDAVLQHSEDVLIRVTTTAICGSDLHLYNGGLQQLTDDYIIGHEPLGIVVDAGPEVSRVKVGDCVIIPFIISCGKCLFCQNHMESQCDYANEAKNTGGFFGYSDAFGGFQGAQAELLRVPYGNTMPFVIPEDAEMEDEKLLMLSDALPTAIWSVENGGVKPGDVVIVLGCGPIGLLTQKFAWLKGAKRVIAIDHVDYRLAHAKRSNLVETYNFEKIPEIEHYIQEITKGGADVVIDCVGLDAKRTPSEMLGSMLRLQGGSLGAFRMAVSMVRKYGTIQLTGVYGLVYNAFPLGELFERNITLKMGLAPVIHYMPHLYQMLKEGTIDPSDIITHRLPMEKAAHGYDIFNERKDGCIKVILKP is encoded by the coding sequence GTGAAAGCAGTCACTTATCAAGGCAGACATCGGATCCAAGTGAAGGAGATGAAGGACGCCGTTCTTCAGCACAGCGAGGATGTCCTGATCCGGGTCACCACCACGGCCATCTGCGGATCGGATTTGCATTTATATAACGGTGGATTACAACAGCTGACCGATGATTACATTATCGGCCATGAGCCTTTGGGAATCGTTGTGGATGCAGGTCCGGAAGTAAGCAGGGTCAAAGTGGGTGACTGTGTAATTATTCCTTTTATCATATCTTGCGGAAAATGCCTCTTCTGCCAGAATCACATGGAGAGCCAATGCGATTATGCGAATGAAGCCAAGAATACCGGCGGTTTTTTTGGATATAGTGACGCGTTCGGCGGTTTTCAAGGTGCCCAAGCAGAGCTGTTACGCGTCCCTTATGGAAATACCATGCCCTTTGTTATTCCTGAGGACGCCGAGATGGAAGATGAGAAGCTGCTCATGCTCTCCGATGCGCTGCCCACAGCCATCTGGAGCGTGGAGAACGGAGGAGTTAAACCGGGCGATGTCGTGATTGTTCTGGGGTGCGGTCCGATTGGATTGCTGACGCAGAAGTTTGCCTGGCTAAAAGGCGCGAAGCGGGTGATTGCGATTGATCATGTGGATTACAGGCTGGCGCATGCGAAACGGAGCAATCTTGTGGAAACCTACAATTTTGAGAAAATCCCCGAAATCGAGCATTATATCCAAGAGATCACCAAGGGCGGCGCAGATGTTGTCATTGATTGTGTTGGTTTGGACGCCAAACGGACCCCTTCTGAAATGCTGGGCAGCATGTTGAGACTGCAGGGAGGCTCATTGGGTGCTTTCCGCATGGCTGTGAGTATGGTGCGTAAATACGGGACCATCCAGCTAACCGGCGTGTATGGGCTTGTTTATAATGCATTTCCGCTTGGAGAGCTGTTCGAACGCAATATTACGTTAAAAATGGGACTGGCACCCGTCATTCATTACATGCCGCATTTATATCAAATGTTGAAAGAGGGGACTATAGATCCTTCGGATATCATCACACACCGGCTCCCGATGGAGAAGGCTGCCCATGGCTACGATATCTTCAATGAACGAAAGGATGGCTGTATCAAAGTCATCCTGAAGCCTTAA
- a CDS encoding LTA synthase family protein, protein MERYLEQRLKLSILVFLTLLLKLILLRVFLFNGVVWGKVLTDALSLLVLISLLELILPVRGKKMVYVILDVVLSFIMFASAVYNVHFGSIPTYTALAGIGQVNQVRASITALLEPEHFLFFLDLLVLLVIWAVRKIRSRSRRGLHFGGVRSSYSASYSRRPGMKWRISMTVLLVITSVLSGLIIRKEWGIENEIVRAEQMGFMNYQVSAVIRNSQENRALAEGSLQDTILRSQQLLATYPYVKEAKDKPDYFGAAKGKNLIIVQMESLQNFPVGQSLNGQELTPVMNQLADGGLYFPHVFQQIGQGNTSDAEFAVNTSIYPTGTVAMSTGFGNKELPGLPRLLNKQGYATTTFHVNDVKFWDRSKMYPALDFQHYYDKPYFTNDNFNEFGPSDEELFRVGVDKLLENEQQNKPTYAHYITVSNHSPYHVKDEFAKITLPAELEGTHLGNYLKSVNYSDYALGTLVDRLKQNGLWEDTVLVVYGDHFGINPAEADANMISSTLGIPYHERVSRFNIPLVIHVPGMKEGKVIEQVGGQVDILPTVANLLGVSLDDEGFNAFGHDLLNVDRNVIGMRYYLPTGSFFNNDILFVPGDGFEDGTAVSLKTLEPVTDITPYRSDYDYILQLMKLSDEYVKMLPKRAP, encoded by the coding sequence ATGGAACGCTACCTTGAACAAAGGTTGAAATTAAGCATACTCGTTTTTTTGACGCTCTTATTGAAGTTGATCCTTCTAAGAGTGTTTCTGTTTAATGGGGTCGTATGGGGGAAGGTGCTTACCGACGCGCTGTCCCTGTTGGTCCTGATTAGCTTACTGGAGCTGATCCTGCCGGTAAGAGGGAAAAAGATGGTCTATGTGATCCTAGATGTCGTATTATCTTTTATCATGTTTGCGTCCGCGGTTTATAACGTTCATTTTGGGTCTATACCGACGTATACCGCGCTTGCGGGTATTGGTCAAGTAAACCAGGTAAGAGCCAGTATTACGGCTTTGCTAGAGCCGGAGCACTTTCTCTTCTTCCTGGACCTGCTAGTCCTATTGGTCATATGGGCGGTTCGAAAAATTCGTTCGCGCTCGCGAAGAGGATTGCATTTTGGTGGAGTCCGTTCCAGTTATTCCGCATCCTATTCGCGCAGACCTGGAATGAAGTGGCGCATCTCCATGACGGTACTGCTGGTCATTACGAGTGTTCTGTCCGGACTTATTATCCGGAAAGAATGGGGAATCGAGAATGAAATCGTGCGCGCGGAGCAGATGGGCTTTATGAATTATCAGGTATCGGCCGTGATCCGGAATTCGCAGGAGAATCGCGCCTTAGCCGAAGGGAGTCTGCAGGACACCATTCTGCGGTCCCAGCAACTGCTGGCGACCTATCCTTATGTTAAGGAAGCAAAGGACAAGCCGGACTATTTCGGCGCTGCCAAAGGCAAAAATCTGATTATCGTTCAGATGGAATCGCTGCAGAACTTTCCGGTGGGTCAATCCCTGAATGGCCAGGAGCTGACACCGGTAATGAACCAGCTTGCAGATGGCGGCCTGTATTTCCCGCATGTCTTCCAACAGATCGGACAAGGCAACACTTCGGATGCCGAGTTTGCGGTCAATACTTCGATTTATCCGACCGGAACGGTGGCGATGTCCACCGGGTTCGGAAATAAAGAGCTGCCGGGTCTTCCACGGCTCTTGAACAAGCAAGGTTATGCTACAACGACATTCCACGTGAATGATGTTAAGTTCTGGGATCGAAGCAAAATGTACCCTGCACTTGATTTTCAGCATTACTACGACAAGCCGTACTTCACGAATGATAACTTCAATGAATTTGGACCTTCAGATGAAGAGCTGTTCCGTGTCGGCGTGGACAAGCTGCTGGAGAATGAGCAGCAGAACAAGCCTACCTATGCCCATTACATCACGGTATCCAACCATTCTCCATACCATGTGAAGGATGAATTTGCGAAGATCACCCTGCCGGCTGAGCTGGAAGGGACCCATTTGGGGAATTACCTGAAGTCGGTGAATTATTCGGATTATGCACTCGGAACACTGGTTGACCGTCTAAAGCAGAACGGGTTGTGGGAGGATACCGTACTGGTTGTGTACGGGGATCACTTCGGCATCAATCCGGCAGAAGCCGACGCCAATATGATCTCGTCAACGCTAGGAATTCCTTACCATGAGCGGGTCAGCCGATTTAACATCCCGCTTGTCATTCATGTACCCGGCATGAAGGAAGGAAAGGTCATCGAGCAGGTGGGGGGTCAGGTCGATATTCTGCCAACCGTCGCTAACCTTTTAGGCGTATCGCTGGACGACGAAGGTTTTAACGCATTTGGGCATGACCTGCTGAATGTGGATCGCAATGTAATCGGGATGCGATATTATCTACCGACAGGCTCTTTCTTTAATAATGACATTCTGTTCGTGCCTGGTGACGGATTTGAGGACGGCACGGCGGTTTCCTTGAAGACGCTGGAGCCCGTAACGGACATCACGCCGTATCGCAGCGATTATGACTATATTCTGCAGTTAATGAAGCTGTCCGATGAATATGTGAAAATGCTGCCCAAACGAGCGCCATAA
- a CDS encoding AzlD domain-containing protein, which yields MEIRWHIAILIIGCAVVTLIPRVLPLMILSKLRIPEMMIRWLNHVPIAVMGALLAQELLLSDGRVDPGGHTLELIAAVPAFLTAFLTKSLFATVIVGILTLVGLRLFF from the coding sequence ATGGAAATAAGATGGCATATCGCCATACTGATTATCGGTTGCGCTGTCGTAACCCTCATTCCAAGGGTTTTGCCGCTTATGATCCTGAGCAAGCTCCGCATTCCGGAGATGATGATCCGGTGGCTCAATCATGTGCCGATTGCCGTCATGGGAGCTCTGCTAGCCCAGGAGCTGCTCCTATCGGATGGACGTGTAGATCCAGGTGGGCATACACTCGAATTGATTGCGGCCGTGCCCGCATTCCTCACCGCTTTTCTCACGAAAAGCCTGTTTGCCACCGTCATCGTCGGGATCCTGACTTTGGTGGGACTCCGCCTGTTTTTCTGA
- a CDS encoding aminopeptidase: MSDFNTYLDKYAELAVKVGVNIQEGQTLVVHAPVDSAEFTRLIAKKAYEAGARLVKILWTDETITRLQFEKAADDVFTEAPKWYAGEMTELVENGAAILHVLAENPDLLSGIDSERIGNFYKARGEALKQYRAYQQSDKFSWCLIAVPSASWAAKVFPDAPESEQVSKLWDAIFHTVRVDQDNPVEAWNKHLKVLEAKSSVLNAKKYKKLHYIAPGTDLTIELPEGHIWAQGDSINERGHSFVANMPTEEVFTAPLKTGVNGTVHSTKPLSYAGNIVNNFSLTFEEGKVVSFTAEQGYETLERLLNMDEGARYLGEVALVPHQSPISESNILYYNTLFDENASNHLALGSAYAFCLEGGKDMNQEQLIQNGLNTSVTHVDFMIGSGEMDIYGVTADGKEEPVFLKGNWAF, from the coding sequence ATGTCCGATTTCAATACATACTTGGACAAATATGCCGAGTTGGCTGTAAAGGTTGGAGTTAACATACAGGAAGGACAAACTTTAGTGGTTCATGCTCCTGTTGATTCCGCAGAGTTCACTCGCTTGATTGCCAAAAAGGCATACGAAGCGGGTGCCCGCCTGGTTAAGATCCTGTGGACCGACGAAACGATAACAAGACTTCAATTTGAAAAGGCTGCGGATGACGTCTTTACCGAAGCCCCAAAATGGTATGCCGGCGAAATGACGGAATTGGTGGAGAACGGCGCAGCCATTCTGCATGTGCTTGCCGAAAATCCCGATTTGCTCAGCGGCATTGATTCCGAGCGTATCGGAAACTTCTACAAAGCGCGCGGCGAGGCATTGAAGCAATACCGTGCCTATCAGCAGTCCGACAAGTTTAGCTGGTGCCTGATCGCAGTTCCTTCGGCATCTTGGGCTGCCAAGGTATTCCCGGATGCGCCGGAGTCCGAGCAGGTTAGCAAACTGTGGGATGCCATTTTCCACACTGTGCGCGTGGACCAGGATAACCCGGTGGAAGCCTGGAACAAGCACCTCAAAGTGCTTGAAGCGAAATCCTCCGTGCTGAACGCTAAGAAATACAAGAAACTCCACTATATCGCACCGGGAACCGATCTTACCATCGAGCTGCCGGAAGGCCATATTTGGGCCCAAGGCGACAGCATTAACGAGCGAGGACATTCCTTTGTGGCGAACATGCCAACAGAAGAAGTATTTACCGCTCCTCTCAAAACAGGCGTCAACGGAACCGTGCACAGTACGAAGCCATTGAGTTATGCCGGTAACATCGTGAACAATTTCTCCCTTACTTTTGAAGAAGGTAAAGTGGTCAGCTTCACGGCAGAGCAAGGTTATGAGACCCTTGAGCGTCTCCTGAACATGGATGAAGGTGCCCGTTACCTTGGTGAAGTGGCGCTTGTGCCGCATCAATCACCGATCTCGGAGTCAAACATCCTGTATTACAATACATTGTTTGACGAGAATGCTTCCAACCACCTAGCACTCGGCAGCGCATATGCTTTCTGCTTAGAAGGCGGAAAAGATATGAATCAGGAGCAATTAATTCAAAACGGTCTTAATACGAGCGTAACCCATGTCGATTTCATGATCGGCTCCGGCGAAATGGATATTTACGGAGTGACGGCAGATGGCAAGGAAGAACCGGTGTTCCTGAAAGGAAACTGGGCATTTTAA
- a CDS encoding NAD-dependent epimerase/dehydratase family protein encodes MKMVVTGGAGFIGSHLVNGLVNQGYEVHVIDNLTTGDPGRLHSEAILHVADVNSQQTTAYISVLKPDVVFHLAAQADVQRSIKEPRLDADANVMGTINILEACRKAGVRKIVFASTSGVYGDLEKSQLTEDDPVNPISFYALSKVVGEQYIRLYHRFFGLQYTILRYGNVYGPGQTAKGEGGVVAVFGDRLRQGAPFHIYGDGEQTRDFIYVKDVVEATLASIQHGDESVLHVSTGTGHTVNSLVDHISRLHPNRIDVNYLPAKNGDIRHSCLNNERTRALLQWSPLFSLEEGVEETYRHWLGTS; translated from the coding sequence ATGAAGATGGTTGTAACCGGCGGAGCAGGCTTTATCGGCTCCCACCTGGTGAACGGACTCGTTAATCAAGGCTATGAAGTCCATGTGATCGATAACCTGACAACCGGAGATCCAGGTCGCCTGCACAGCGAGGCAATTTTACATGTAGCCGATGTAAACAGTCAGCAGACAACTGCATATATCTCCGTGCTGAAGCCGGACGTCGTTTTCCACTTGGCCGCACAGGCCGACGTGCAGCGATCGATCAAGGAGCCTCGACTTGATGCGGATGCGAATGTTATGGGCACCATCAATATACTTGAAGCATGTCGTAAAGCTGGGGTCCGTAAGATTGTGTTTGCTTCGACGTCAGGCGTATATGGGGACCTGGAAAAATCTCAGCTGACGGAGGATGATCCGGTTAATCCGATCTCCTTCTATGCACTTTCCAAAGTGGTAGGTGAGCAATATATCCGTTTATACCACCGCTTCTTCGGCCTGCAGTACACCATTCTTCGTTATGGGAATGTCTACGGACCGGGTCAGACTGCGAAGGGGGAAGGCGGTGTTGTGGCTGTATTTGGTGACCGCCTGCGTCAAGGCGCTCCGTTTCATATATACGGCGATGGCGAACAAACCCGGGATTTCATTTATGTTAAAGATGTGGTTGAAGCGACCCTCGCCTCCATCCAACACGGGGATGAGAGCGTTCTTCATGTTAGCACCGGCACTGGCCATACCGTCAATTCACTCGTCGATCACATCAGCAGGCTGCATCCTAACCGCATTGATGTCAACTATCTGCCTGCGAAGAACGGCGATATTCGGCATAGCTGCCTGAATAATGAGAGAACCCGGGCATTGCTGCAGTGGAGCCCGTTATTTAGCCTGGAAGAAGGAGTGGAAGAAACCTACAGACACTGGCTTGGCACATCCTAG
- a CDS encoding antibiotic biosynthesis monooxygenase, protein MLIETKTIIVKAGTSNLVVERFSKPGPIEEIEGFIDLNVLVKNAKRTDETEEVIVMIRWESKEAWKRWETSPAHIQGHRDNRGKPQPEHVISSSHGMYEVMASKGPRPVQQA, encoded by the coding sequence ATGTTGATCGAGACGAAAACGATTATTGTTAAAGCAGGCACATCCAATTTGGTTGTTGAGCGTTTTAGCAAGCCGGGACCCATTGAAGAAATTGAAGGTTTCATCGATCTGAATGTCCTTGTTAAGAATGCAAAGCGTACCGACGAAACGGAAGAAGTCATCGTCATGATTCGCTGGGAATCCAAGGAGGCTTGGAAACGCTGGGAAACCAGTCCCGCACATATTCAAGGACATCGTGATAACCGCGGCAAGCCGCAGCCTGAGCATGTGATTAGCTCCAGCCACGGCATGTATGAGGTTATGGCATCCAAAGGACCGAGACCTGTTCAACAGGCATAG
- the bioB gene encoding biotin synthase BioB, producing the protein MTTQIHYDWATLADHVVQGHDITPVEALAILNSEDQELLTVMQAAYRIRREYYGNKVKLNMIVNAKSGLCPEDCGYCSQSIVSEAPIDKYAWLTKDKILEGARESIRRKAGTYCIVASGRRPTNREIDHVVAAVKEITQTTQLKVCCCLGFLNEDHARKLADAGVHRYNHNLNTSKDNYEQITTTHTYNDRLDTVKQASSSGMSPCSGAIFGMGESLEERVEIAFALKSLGADSIPCNFLNAIEGTPLEGRKELTPTMCLKILAMMRFVNPTKEIRIAGGREVNLRSLQPLGLYAANSIFIGDYLTTEGQAHTADWGLIEDLGFEIEECALS; encoded by the coding sequence ATGACGACTCAGATCCATTATGATTGGGCGACGCTGGCTGACCATGTTGTGCAAGGGCATGATATTACGCCGGTTGAGGCCTTGGCAATTCTAAACAGCGAGGATCAGGAACTGCTGACGGTTATGCAGGCTGCATATCGCATCCGCCGCGAGTACTACGGGAATAAGGTCAAGCTGAACATGATTGTAAACGCTAAATCCGGTTTGTGTCCTGAAGATTGCGGATACTGTTCCCAGTCCATCGTTTCGGAAGCGCCTATCGATAAATATGCATGGCTTACCAAAGACAAAATTCTCGAAGGCGCGCGTGAGTCGATTCGCCGAAAGGCGGGCACCTACTGCATCGTGGCTTCCGGTCGCCGTCCTACCAATCGAGAGATTGATCATGTAGTCGCAGCGGTGAAGGAGATTACACAGACTACTCAGCTGAAGGTGTGCTGTTGCCTGGGTTTTTTGAATGAGGACCATGCGCGTAAGCTCGCCGATGCCGGTGTGCATCGATATAACCATAATTTGAATACTTCCAAAGATAACTATGAACAGATTACGACCACGCATACATACAATGATCGATTAGATACCGTGAAGCAGGCAAGCTCTTCCGGAATGTCCCCTTGTTCCGGAGCTATCTTCGGGATGGGCGAGAGCCTGGAAGAACGGGTGGAGATTGCGTTTGCTCTGAAATCGCTTGGAGCGGATTCGATTCCTTGCAATTTTTTGAATGCGATTGAGGGCACTCCTCTTGAAGGGCGCAAGGAATTAACCCCGACGATGTGTTTGAAGATTCTTGCCATGATGCGGTTTGTTAACCCCACGAAGGAGATTCGAATTGCAGGGGGACGCGAAGTCAATCTGCGTTCCTTGCAGCCGCTGGGATTATACGCAGCCAACTCGATTTTCATCGGCGATTATTTAACGACAGAAGGCCAGGCGCATACCGCAGACTGGGGATTGATTGAAGACCTGGGCTTTGAAATTGAAGAATGCGCTTTGTCATGA
- a CDS encoding AzlC family ABC transporter permease has protein sequence MSFKSERLPAGIEGNQGSQGNTYLQGFKDCIPTLLGYLSIGFAAGVVERTAGFSLLEITLISLLLYAGSGQFIAAGMIAAASPILSIIVTIFFVNARHLLLSAAIAPYFKGLSSGKSFFIGSLLTDETFGVAAAKATEQKRLGYQWMVGLNITAYLFWCAANVAGGLVGEWIPDPEKFGLDFALPGMFIGLLALQWISRKKYKLDFMVVMIAAVSVVAVSTILPGSAAVIVAIMVAATAGMVIEQWK, from the coding sequence ATGAGTTTCAAGTCAGAACGGCTTCCCGCAGGTATAGAGGGAAACCAAGGAAGCCAGGGAAACACCTACCTTCAAGGCTTTAAAGATTGTATTCCAACCCTCCTGGGCTACCTGAGCATCGGTTTTGCGGCAGGTGTTGTCGAGCGCACCGCAGGTTTCAGCCTGCTCGAAATTACGCTCATTTCGCTGCTGCTCTATGCGGGCTCCGGGCAATTTATTGCTGCAGGGATGATAGCGGCTGCTAGCCCGATCCTATCGATCATTGTTACGATATTTTTTGTTAATGCCAGGCATCTACTGTTAAGCGCCGCGATTGCCCCGTATTTTAAAGGGCTTTCCTCAGGAAAAAGCTTCTTTATCGGCTCCCTGTTAACCGACGAGACATTTGGTGTTGCGGCAGCCAAGGCCACCGAGCAGAAGAGACTCGGCTATCAATGGATGGTCGGCCTGAATATCACGGCATATCTGTTCTGGTGTGCAGCCAACGTAGCGGGGGGGCTAGTTGGGGAGTGGATTCCGGATCCGGAGAAGTTTGGCCTGGATTTTGCATTGCCCGGGATGTTTATCGGTTTGCTGGCTTTGCAATGGATCAGCCGGAAGAAGTATAAACTTGACTTCATGGTGGTTATGATTGCCGCCGTTTCGGTAGTAGCAGTCAGTACGATTCTGCCGGGAAGCGCGGCAGTGATTGTCGCAATTATGGTTGCGGCTACTGCAGGGATGGTGATCGAACAATGGAAATAA
- a CDS encoding TrkH family potassium uptake protein, producing the protein MKKKDLRNQMTPPKFLAIGFASITLIGTFLLKLPIATADGSSTSIVDALFTAVSAISVTGLTVVDTGTHWSMFGQIVMLMLVQLGGLGFMTSATWIALMFNRRISLRERMILQAAMGQYQIQGIVDLIRRVLIYALIIEGAGALLLTLRFSAIMPLSDAAYFGIFQSISIFNNAGFDLFGQIHGPFSGFATYVADPFVNIVVMFLIFLGGIGFIVIFDLIEYPKCRKLSLHSKVVLTVTSLLIVIGAVMIFILEHGNPKTLGPLSYPVKIMASLFQSITPRSGGVSTLDIASLEQSSQFFMILLMFIGAAPGSTGGGIKVTTFAVLIGAVVTMIQGKRDVVLYRNRISQALVYRSITLTILSLLLLVGASMFLSVTESGEFLRILFEAVSAFGTAGLSMGLTTELSGVGKITIALLMFLGRLGPLTLAYALSRKNNKELFRHPEGRITIG; encoded by the coding sequence ATGAAAAAGAAAGACCTTCGCAACCAAATGACCCCTCCCAAATTTCTGGCGATCGGCTTTGCCTCGATTACACTGATCGGGACATTCCTGCTTAAACTTCCCATCGCTACGGCAGACGGGAGTTCTACCTCGATTGTAGATGCTCTATTCACAGCGGTTTCCGCCATCAGTGTAACGGGTTTAACCGTTGTGGATACAGGGACTCATTGGTCCATGTTTGGACAAATTGTTATGCTCATGCTCGTTCAGCTTGGCGGATTGGGCTTTATGACCTCAGCCACCTGGATTGCATTGATGTTCAATCGCAGAATCTCGCTTCGCGAGCGCATGATCCTTCAGGCAGCGATGGGACAATACCAAATTCAAGGGATTGTGGATCTCATCCGCAGAGTGCTCATATACGCTCTGATCATTGAGGGGGCAGGCGCCTTGCTGTTGACGCTCAGGTTCTCCGCCATTATGCCGCTTTCCGATGCGGCTTACTTTGGCATATTCCAAAGCATCTCCATATTCAACAATGCAGGCTTCGATCTCTTTGGCCAAATTCACGGACCTTTCTCAGGGTTTGCAACCTATGTAGCGGATCCTTTTGTCAATATCGTCGTGATGTTCTTAATCTTCCTTGGGGGAATCGGCTTCATCGTCATCTTTGATCTTATTGAATATCCGAAATGCAGGAAACTGTCGCTTCACTCCAAGGTTGTATTGACCGTGACTTCACTGTTAATCGTAATCGGGGCTGTCATGATCTTTATTCTGGAGCACGGCAATCCCAAAACACTAGGGCCGCTCTCATACCCGGTAAAAATCATGGCTTCCCTATTCCAATCGATCACTCCGCGTTCCGGTGGCGTCAGCACCTTGGACATCGCAAGTCTGGAGCAATCCTCCCAATTCTTCATGATTCTCCTGATGTTCATCGGGGCAGCACCCGGATCGACTGGTGGCGGCATTAAGGTGACCACCTTCGCCGTGCTCATTGGTGCTGTCGTTACGATGATCCAGGGAAAACGTGATGTTGTTCTTTATCGCAATCGAATCTCCCAAGCCCTGGTTTACCGTTCCATTACGCTGACGATTTTATCGTTGCTGCTACTGGTAGGAGCTTCCATGTTTCTGTCTGTTACGGAATCTGGCGAATTCTTAAGAATTCTGTTCGAGGCCGTATCCGCGTTCGGTACAGCCGGGTTATCCATGGGACTTACAACCGAGCTGTCCGGGGTTGGCAAGATCACCATCGCCCTGCTCATGTTCCTTGGCCGGTTAGGTCCGCTAACCCTTGCTTACGCGCTTAGTCGTAAGAATAATAAAGAACTGTTCCGCCATCCGGAAGGCCGAATTACGATAGGGTAG
- a CDS encoding rhodanese-like domain-containing protein: protein MLFPPSIKLMHMTMMGECCVLIASAALIIFIFSIYYRRYVPITGLRFMKCSELRQAQKECPNLKVLDVRDVTEYMACPQKETINISLGRLPYVWEQELRPDDSVVIVTPKRSDGILAARKLKKAGFTSLFYLQEDCTACNSMQHVSLN from the coding sequence ATGCTCTTTCCACCAAGCATCAAGCTGATGCACATGACAATGATGGGGGAATGCTGCGTGCTGATTGCATCTGCCGCTCTGATTATATTTATATTCAGTATATATTACCGGAGGTATGTACCTATAACTGGCCTGCGGTTCATGAAGTGCAGTGAACTTCGACAGGCTCAGAAGGAATGTCCGAATCTGAAAGTGCTCGATGTACGCGATGTAACCGAATATATGGCCTGTCCGCAGAAAGAGACGATTAACATCTCTCTCGGAAGGTTGCCGTATGTGTGGGAGCAGGAGCTCAGACCCGATGACTCCGTGGTCATTGTAACACCGAAGCGTTCGGATGGAATCCTGGCTGCGCGCAAGCTGAAGAAGGCTGGCTTTACTTCGCTTTTTTATTTACAGGAGGATTGCACGGCTTGTAATTCCATGCAACATGTTTCACTGAATTAA
- a CDS encoding DMT family transporter, with translation MNSNRAPIPVFIPLFIGIIAISFSSIFVKWSSSPVSIQAMYRLVITFLIMLPFAGKYVPDIKSLKRTDLLLLLLSGAMLALHFLLWMGSLKWTSVASSTIILALQPVFVMMGAYFWFKEKTSLAAIGGMAIAFLGVFLLIGSSGLSGSKGHLTGDIMSLLGTAAVAVHMLLGQLLLRRLPSFLYSWLVFAVAASVLAVYNVGMNIPMTGYSGREWGIFALLAVVPTVFGHLLFNWLMKYATASTVSMSVLGEPVGASVLAFLLLNESMNSLQAAGGALVLLGLVLFLKVGKSKKQPVDIQPEALG, from the coding sequence ATGAATTCGAACCGAGCACCGATTCCCGTATTTATTCCTCTATTTATCGGCATCATAGCTATTTCTTTTTCCTCGATTTTCGTAAAATGGTCCAGCAGCCCCGTATCCATTCAAGCGATGTACAGACTAGTGATCACGTTCCTGATCATGCTGCCCTTCGCGGGAAAATATGTGCCGGATATCAAATCGCTGAAGCGAACAGATCTGCTGCTGCTCCTTCTATCCGGAGCGATGCTGGCTCTGCATTTTTTGTTATGGATGGGCTCCTTGAAGTGGACGAGCGTAGCCAGCTCCACGATTATCCTTGCTCTTCAGCCGGTATTCGTGATGATGGGTGCTTACTTTTGGTTTAAGGAGAAAACATCGCTGGCGGCAATCGGAGGCATGGCCATCGCCTTCCTCGGTGTCTTTCTTCTCATTGGAAGCAGTGGGCTTAGTGGGAGCAAGGGTCATTTGACAGGTGATATCATGTCTTTGCTGGGGACGGCTGCGGTCGCCGTCCATATGCTGCTGGGTCAATTGCTGCTGCGCCGTCTGCCATCATTCCTATACAGCTGGCTTGTCTTTGCGGTAGCAGCGTCCGTACTGGCGGTGTATAACGTGGGCATGAACATTCCGATGACGGGGTATTCCGGACGAGAGTGGGGGATATTTGCCTTACTGGCTGTCGTGCCAACGGTATTCGGCCATTTGTTATTTAACTGGTTGATGAAGTATGCCACAGCCTCAACCGTATCAATGAGCGTTCTCGGAGAGCCGGTTGGAGCGAGTGTACTGGCTTTTCTCCTATTGAATGAGTCGATGAATTCCCTGCAGGCGGCAGGGGGAGCGCTTGTGCTGTTAGGGCTGGTATTATTCTTAAAAGTCGGGAAATCAAAAAAGCAGCCGGTAGACATTCAACCCGAAGCGCTGGGGTAA